The Chrysemys picta bellii isolate R12L10 chromosome 12, ASM1138683v2, whole genome shotgun sequence genome has a segment encoding these proteins:
- the LOC122173276 gene encoding natural cytotoxicity triggering receptor 3-like produces MEQLPALSPVLCILFFIPTWTAGLTVLQSPAVLRASPGETVTLNCSFENRQGSMARATWTRAPGVVLDSAHPFYNGRLNVSHLDLLQKGEAMLTLSELEQRDSGLYQCQISIHQGESGTGAGTELQVMGRNQSDTGEEPAPAGSCSWELLYQVAIALGLLLFLGLAATLLLKRRQAPPHSQPRRQQLKGQGSREAVESESLHYAEITVQTPGGREHTSNHAQRR; encoded by the exons GTCTCACAGTCCTTCAGAGCCCCGCTGTCCTCCGAGCGTCCCCTGGCGAGACCGTGACACTCAACTGCTCCTTCGAGAACAGACAGGGCAGCATGGCCAGAGCGACCTGGACAAGAGCGCCTGGAGTCGTGCTGGATTCTGCCCATCCCTTCTACAACGGGCGGCTCAATGTGTCCCACCTGGATCTGCTCCAGAAAGGGGAGGCCATGCTGACCCTGTCGGAGCTGGAGCAGCGGGACTCTGGTCTCTACCAGTGTCAGATCAGCATCCACCAGGGAGAGAGCGGGACAGGAGCAGGCACCGAGCTGCAGGTGATGGGGAGAAACCAGAGTGACACAG GTGAAGAACCTGCTCCCgcagggagctgctcctgggagctccTGTACCAGGTCGCCATCGCCCTGGGGCTCCTTCTATTCCTTGGCCTGGCGGCCACCCTCCTCCTGAAGAGACGCCAAG CGCCGCCCCACTCGCAGCCTCGCCGACAGCAGCTGAAG ggccagggcagccGGGAGGCCGTGGAGAGCGAGAGCCTGCACTACGCAGAGATTACAGTCCAGACCCCAGGAGGCAGGGAACACACGTCCAACCACGCCCAGCGACGCTGA